The following coding sequences lie in one Mycoplasma crocodyli MP145 genomic window:
- a CDS encoding AAA family ATPase, with translation MSEQIKFKGVFYRKQAGGEDKGWALFLSRDDSTGKSYAVFTTKFFPKLRVPYEIVLQKNKRDSFNLISFVEVLPDLYGNLERFLSSSIPSIGKVTAQKIVEKYGEDFLEKISDDPNMEIPELSEKQREELNSFLPQHDKQDIDFFTSNDLFYFYETLKSKIKPSKGSYIKEYKFKNPYSLFFENNMNIFDVDKFAILLGNVNEKSFNRFEAFIYFSIKELEIDNNTVYRITDIFTELSKHLEIDYNTFTDLFIEAINKKVIKKITYKNHDYFSLYSTFIKEEFIYGFLLEINSGSDEKVSNYKSSKLDEFQEKAFINAVTKNVSIISGGPGTGKTFLIKELVDYFVSKGAKYGDQIKILTPTGRVSSNITKKSGYAASTIHSYLSISKDDEEIPAFIAENMIEKWNALETLIIDEFSMVNINIFYKLLTNCQYIKKIIIIGDAHQLPAIGPGNLLNDLIETNKFATYFLHNNHRSESTEIFNHYSALNKDETPPFKKDVIDIIDEDDLSNDFISTYKKEVKEKGLENVIVLSPVYSGKYGLIELNKKLQEVLNNSSETIITKKERGIIVNYKINDRVIQTVNRNNEGIYNGDFGYIKSFGKKENDKGEFVNQISVEFNNIDNSKKVISYTENEFKQEIVLAYAVSIHKFQGSEVDTLFYIVNKAHQTMNRKKLVYTGISRAKKHLFIVGSVNYYLQLIHNFKFEISDVKTHIKIETQKNKGI, from the coding sequence ATGAGTGAGCAAATTAAGTTTAAAGGAGTTTTCTATAGAAAACAAGCAGGTGGTGAAGATAAAGGGTGAGCACTTTTTCTCTCCAGAGATGATAGTACCGGCAAAAGTTATGCTGTTTTTACTACAAAATTTTTCCCAAAACTTAGAGTTCCTTACGAAATAGTTTTGCAAAAAAACAAAAGAGATTCATTTAATTTAATTTCATTTGTTGAGGTTCTTCCGGATCTTTACGGTAACTTAGAAAGATTTTTAAGTTCATCAATTCCTTCGATAGGGAAAGTTACTGCACAAAAAATTGTCGAAAAATACGGTGAAGATTTTCTAGAAAAAATAAGTGATGATCCAAATATGGAAATTCCTGAATTATCAGAAAAACAAAGAGAAGAACTAAACAGTTTTTTGCCGCAACATGACAAACAAGATATTGATTTTTTTACTTCTAATGATTTATTTTATTTTTATGAAACTTTAAAATCTAAAATCAAACCTTCGAAAGGTTCTTATATAAAAGAATATAAATTTAAAAATCCTTATAGTTTATTTTTTGAAAACAACATGAACATTTTTGATGTTGACAAATTTGCAATTTTATTAGGAAACGTCAATGAGAAATCATTTAATAGATTTGAAGCTTTTATTTATTTTTCAATAAAAGAATTAGAAATAGATAATAATACTGTTTATAGAATAACTGATATTTTTACCGAATTATCAAAACATCTTGAAATAGATTACAACACTTTTACCGATTTATTTATTGAGGCAATTAACAAAAAGGTTATTAAAAAAATTACATATAAAAATCATGATTACTTTTCACTTTATTCAACTTTTATTAAAGAAGAATTTATTTATGGATTTTTGTTAGAAATAAATTCAGGAAGTGATGAAAAAGTAAGTAATTATAAAAGTTCAAAATTAGATGAATTTCAAGAAAAAGCATTTATAAACGCTGTAACAAAAAATGTTTCAATCATTTCTGGTGGACCGGGTACGGGTAAAACATTTTTAATTAAAGAACTGGTTGATTACTTTGTTTCTAAAGGTGCAAAATATGGAGATCAAATTAAGATCTTGACACCAACAGGAAGAGTATCTTCAAATATCACCAAAAAAAGTGGTTATGCAGCAAGTACTATTCATAGTTATCTTTCAATAAGTAAAGATGATGAAGAAATTCCTGCTTTTATTGCAGAGAATATGATTGAAAAATGAAATGCATTAGAAACTTTAATTATTGATGAATTTTCAATGGTTAATATAAATATTTTTTACAAACTATTAACAAATTGTCAATATATAAAGAAGATTATTATAATTGGTGACGCTCACCAATTACCAGCAATTGGTCCTGGTAATTTATTAAACGACTTAATTGAAACGAATAAATTCGCAACATATTTTTTACACAATAATCATAGAAGTGAATCGACAGAAATATTCAATCACTATTCTGCTTTAAACAAAGATGAAACCCCACCATTTAAAAAAGATGTTATTGATATTATTGATGAAGATGACTTATCTAATGATTTCATATCTACTTATAAAAAAGAAGTTAAAGAAAAAGGACTAGAGAACGTAATAGTTCTATCGCCCGTTTATTCAGGTAAATATGGGTTAATAGAATTAAATAAAAAATTACAAGAAGTATTGAACAATTCTTCTGAAACTATAATAACTAAGAAAGAACGCGGAATTATTGTAAATTATAAAATCAATGACAGGGTTATTCAAACAGTTAATAGAAACAATGAAGGAATTTATAATGGTGATTTTGGTTATATAAAATCTTTTGGAAAAAAAGAAAATGATAAAGGAGAATTTGTTAATCAAATTAGTGTTGAGTTTAATAATATAGATAATTCAAAAAAAGTAATTTCATATACTGAAAATGAATTTAAACAAGAAATTGTTTTAGCTTATGCTGTTTCTATTCATAAGTTTCAAGGTAGCGAAGTTGATACATTATTTTACATAGTTAATAAAGCCCACCAAACAATGAATAGAAAAAAACTTGTTTATACTGGTATATCAAGAGCCAAAAAACACTTGTTCATAGTAGGAAGTGTGAATTATTATCTTCAACTAATTCACAATTTTAAGTTTGAAATATCAGATGTTAAAACACATATCAAAATAGAAACACAAAAAAATAAAGGAATATAA